The Syngnathus scovelli strain Florida chromosome 18, RoL_Ssco_1.2, whole genome shotgun sequence genomic interval gtcctcggggccgtgttccaatatgttttccaagttaccctcgttaaacacacctgcgtgaaaacatttagctcattttcacgttctcgggagctaaaacttttcacgcaggtgcacttaatgaGGAAATCACatggactcgttcgtgaacgagaAGATACgtcattttttcttcttcgttttgttttacggcgaggtggcaccagcttcaatgtgcattaccgacacctactgtgtGGGGTAAGTTAGgtcttaaaaatgtattttgttcattttataAAATCcaggaataaaaaaatcacttctATCACATTAAAAGTGATCATTGTGAATTATTTGTGTAAATTTTGTTTTAAAGGGGCTGGCGGAGTGATCTCGTGATTTTGGCGGACTCACACGTTGATGACAGGtcagttttgttttcatttaccaAATTCATTATTTACCAAATATGGATGGTGCTACCTCGCATCACAAACTTCAGTCTCTTTTGCCCACACGGTATGTGAGAACTACCCCATCAGAACACAAAGCCCCCAAACACTTACGTCTGACTTCCAACTGCGACAGGCAATAAGACTGCTGACAAGCGAACAAAGAACACTTTATTGGCCAGCAGGCGATACACAACCGTAGCAAGTGAGAGTCCcaaattattttcattcattcatccagatTAGGCCGTTATGTACATATTTTCATTCGCAAAGTCAATCTGGTGGCAGACAGCAGATGAAGACGAAGCAAAATAAAAGCTCATAGAAATACTTTCACGTGATAAACTTTGTCACAAAATGTCCATTTTGGTTACCTCAAAAGCTAATTTTAATAAATCAATTTAACAAAGGACACTGTATGACAGTTGAAATTTGAAGTGCAACTATTTGATTTGGTTTGATGCGCGCACATCTTCAACCTTGACCAAATCAtttttgtaaaacaaaacaaaaaaacacgaaCCTCTATAAACCAATAACTAAACGTACaactaaaaccaaaacaaactaTAATTAAGAATCCAAAACTATTCCCACCCCGATGACAGTTTcgtatatttttaaattcattaACTAAAACTTGAACGTTTCGCTGTGATGAATAAAAAGAAACAGAATATAATTATCCTTGATCCTTAAGAGGCGAATGcgggaatctttggccacaaatttGGCAGGCAAAAAAttactcaccagtgtggattgttGTGTCTAAGTGACCCTTATGAGGGAATctttgttcacaaagttagcagGAAATAGGTTTTtggccagtgtgggttcttgtgtgtatttttaagcctcccttctgagagaatctgtggccacaaactgagcaggtaaaaggtttctcaccggtgtgggttcttgtgtgtactTTTAAGcttcccttctgagagaatctttggccacaaactgagcaggaaaagggtttctcaccagtatggcttcttgtgtgtatttttaagtTTCCCctgtgagagaatctttggccacaaacagagcaagaaaaaggtttctcaccagtgtgggttcttctgTGTTTTTCTAGGTTTGCCTTAtccgagaatctttggccacaaaatgggcaggcaaatggtttctcaccagtgtgtgttcttgtgtgtttttttaagccTACCTTCTGTGAGAAAGTTTGGCCGCAAACTGAGcaagaaaaaggtttctcaccagtgtgtgttcttgcatgtgctTTTAAGTGTCCCttatgagagaatctttggccacaaaccgaGCAGGAAaatggtttctcaccagtgtggattcttgtgtgctggTTTAAGTTTCCTTTCTGAAAAaatgtttggccacaaactgagcagcaaAATGGTTTCTCGCCTGTGTGTATTAGTATGTGTCGTTTGAAACTCGTTTTATGAGCGAACATTTTCCAACACCGAGAACATTTCCATTGTTTGCTTTCGGACTGGTATACAATATCACAGTCACCTTCAGCGCTAGGAGCATGTGACATGTCATCACAATCTGATGCTGGAGATAAGAGGCCTGCTTGCAATCCTCCACAGTGGTCTCCTTTATTTTCTGTTGTCATTTGTTGACTTAAGCTGCTTCTTGGAGGCTCCGCCCCTTTGTCCATCTCACGACGACCCTCATCTATACTCTTCAAAGAGAGCACGCTGTAGATatcctcttcttccttctcctttttAATGTCGTAGAGGTCATTTTTCTCCTCTTTTATGTGAAATTGCTCTGATTCCACGTCATCTGTTTTAATGACAGGATGTACTTTGTCCTCATCTATACTCTTCAAAGAGAGCACGCTGTAGATatcctcttcttccttctcctttttAATGTCGTAGaggtcttcttcctcctcttttatgTAAAATTGCTCGGACTCCACGTCATCTGTTTTAATGACAGGATGCACTTTGTCTTTTTGCTGAATAACGTGGGCAATCTCtttgtcctcctcttcctctttaatgTGAAGGCGCTCTGGCTTCTGCTGCTCAGGACCAAAATCTTCACTGATATCTGCAAACACAAACATGCATGTAATGTGATTTACATTTACAACAAACGTTAttgggagagccaaatgattaATAATTACCACGTTACTGCTTGAACACATCTTCGAAAATCGACTTTTTTTggcttttaaaataattttcttgtgtatttggaGTCTCCAGGAGTGTAGAAAAGTTTAATAtatatccctccaggtgctgcagagatactgTTATGATCGTTTTGAggggctatttttttttacttcgttCAGATTTCTCTGTTTTCTAtaacctttttttaaaatatattacatCACATCTGTTGAGCCAGGACAAACCAAAGGGTTTATAGTTGGGCAACTGGGAACTGTTGATGGAACGGGGAACATTTTCAGATCGGACACTTCCGGTTACAGTTCAGGTGAGCATGACAGCATTAAGTGTACCACGGCAACGTGAATAAAACGTGAATCAAGACCAGAGTGTATGCCTCGTTtataaaaacaatattctttaaCAGCGTGGTTACTTTGTTTTTGTAAAGCGATACGTCACGGCAAAGTCGTTATGAAAGCGTTACATAAATCAATATCGTATTGCATTCCTTCTTTACATAAATCAATATCGTATTGCATTCCTTCTTTAGTCTTATTCTCGTTATTCTGTCTATAATATGCAGTAGGATTCtcctaaaaataaaaaccagaTTTCTTAAGCAAGTGAGAGAAAGACGTGTACAAACCTGCTCTGATTAACACAACACGAGGCTGCTGCCAAAGAGTTTCAGGTCGTAGATGATGACGGTCCTTTTCCTCTTTTGTTGCACAAAATTCCTCCGCGTACTTTGCTGTGGTCCTGGCACGCATTTTCACTCTACTATCCCAACActtccccacctctgtccaaccaCGTTTCGCTTGCGGGCTAATTTGAGTTAACTTGGCTGAGAATTTCAAAGCACAAAGAGAGAACACAGACACGTGAAGAGGTTAGTTGGAATGATGGTTGTGTATTGTCAACGATTCTGTCTGTAGAGGGGCGGGCGCTGACGTCGGCCATCTTTGAAATCTAACTACGGCA includes:
- the LOC125985797 gene encoding zinc finger protein OZF, whose amino-acid sequence is MRARTTAKYAEEFCATKEEKDRHHLRPETLWQQPRVVLIRADISEDFGPEQQKPERLHIKEEEEDKEIAHVIQQKDKVHPVIKTDDVESEQFYIKEEEEDLYDIKKEKEEEDIYSVLSLKSIDEDKVHPVIKTDDVESEQFHIKEEKNDLYDIKKEKEEEDIYSVLSLKSIDEGRREMDKGAEPPRSSLSQQMTTENKGDHCGGLQAGLLSPASDCDDMSHAPSAEGDCDIVYQSESKQWKCSRCWKMFAHKTSFKRHILIHTGEKPFCCSVCGQTFFQKGNLNQHTRIHTGEKPFSCSVCGQRFSHKGHLKAHARTHTGEKPFSCSVCGQTFSQKVGLKKHTRTHTGEKPFACPFCGQRFSDKANLEKHRRTHTGEKPFSCSVCGQRFSHRGNLKIHTRSHTGEKPFSCSVCGQRFSQKGSLKVHTRTHTGEKPFTCSVCGHRFSQKGGLKIHTRTHTGQKPISC